A region from the Mycobacterium heidelbergense genome encodes:
- a CDS encoding SDR family oxidoreductase, translating into MSPRTALVTGGSGGIGKGCGRKLSELGYDVVLAARREGPLRAAAEEIGARHVVADASDPDGFSAAISAVETVDLVVHAAGALGGTYARKQTFEQWRAIMSANLDSCFVVTAAALPRMRAGSRFVFISSSAAHEPMPARTAYSASKAGMNAFARALALEVDRDGISVHVVTPGPVETEMLQDVPFEMYAIRVSDVAEAVAWLDTVDPSVDLPEIRLGAVQRGPFARPPIVPTEARRRRKT; encoded by the coding sequence ATGTCCCCGCGAACCGCGTTGGTCACCGGCGGCAGCGGCGGGATCGGAAAGGGATGCGGCCGCAAGCTCAGCGAGCTGGGCTACGACGTGGTGCTGGCCGCACGACGCGAAGGACCCCTGCGGGCGGCCGCCGAGGAGATCGGTGCGCGCCATGTCGTGGCCGACGCATCCGATCCCGACGGGTTCTCCGCCGCGATAAGCGCTGTGGAGACGGTCGATCTCGTCGTTCATGCGGCCGGCGCGCTGGGCGGAACCTACGCGCGCAAGCAAACCTTCGAGCAGTGGCGGGCCATCATGTCCGCCAACCTGGATTCCTGCTTCGTGGTGACCGCCGCCGCGCTGCCGCGGATGCGCGCGGGCTCGCGGTTCGTGTTCATCTCGTCGTCGGCGGCGCACGAGCCGATGCCGGCCCGGACGGCGTATTCCGCATCGAAAGCCGGCATGAACGCGTTCGCCCGCGCGCTGGCGCTCGAGGTCGACCGTGACGGCATCAGCGTGCACGTCGTCACCCCGGGCCCGGTGGAAACCGAGATGCTGCAGGACGTTCCCTTCGAGATGTACGCGATCCGGGTGTCCGACGTCGCCGAGGCGGTTGCCTGGCTGGACACCGTCGACCCGTCGGTTGATCTGCCGGAGATCCGGCTCGGCGCGGTGCAGCGGGGTCCGTTCGCCCGGCCGCCGATCGTGCCTACGGAAGCCCGTCGCCGGCGAAAGACTTGA
- a CDS encoding ferredoxin — protein sequence MRVTVDENLCEANGFCESLAPEVFELGDADVVQIADGPVPPRLEIDVRAAVDQCPKAALRLSD from the coding sequence ATGCGCGTGACGGTCGACGAGAACTTGTGTGAGGCCAATGGTTTCTGCGAATCGCTCGCCCCGGAGGTGTTTGAACTGGGCGACGCCGACGTGGTGCAGATCGCGGACGGACCGGTGCCGCCGCGCCTGGAGATCGACGTGCGCGCCGCGGTGGACCAGTGCCCCAAGGCCGCGCTGCGGCTGAGCGACTGA
- a CDS encoding LLM class flavin-dependent oxidoreductase codes for MVEWYLFLPQVRLSAADIAERARHAEASGFDGMAFIDHLEAPGLPDENIWEAMGIATWVAAKTERLRIGHLVLCDAFRHPAVLAKQAVTLSDASNGRFELGLGAGSWPAEFTRFGVGQQDPVARVEQLGRHLELIRQYWGDAAGDTAQAPRRSHPIPLVLGGTGPRMMKLVRSYADWWNLPANHLDRLPELAPAAGTARVSVQQMVGFVRSGGDPNAVRDVSTRRFGTLGSGLVCGDADELIRHFTGLAAQRVERFYVWFADFAVPDSLHEFGESVIKSFAGDGLP; via the coding sequence ATGGTCGAGTGGTATCTATTCCTGCCGCAGGTGCGGCTATCGGCGGCCGACATCGCGGAACGGGCCCGCCACGCCGAGGCCAGTGGTTTCGATGGGATGGCGTTCATCGATCACCTCGAGGCTCCCGGGCTCCCCGATGAAAACATCTGGGAGGCAATGGGCATCGCCACCTGGGTGGCGGCCAAGACGGAGCGGCTGCGGATCGGCCATCTGGTTCTGTGCGACGCCTTCCGCCACCCCGCCGTCCTCGCCAAACAGGCCGTCACCCTCTCCGACGCGTCGAACGGCAGATTCGAGCTCGGCCTCGGTGCGGGATCATGGCCCGCCGAATTCACCAGATTCGGTGTCGGCCAGCAGGATCCGGTCGCCAGGGTCGAACAGCTGGGGCGCCACCTCGAGCTGATCCGGCAGTACTGGGGCGACGCCGCGGGCGACACCGCCCAGGCCCCGCGCAGGTCCCATCCGATACCGCTGGTCCTGGGTGGCACCGGGCCTCGGATGATGAAACTCGTTCGCAGCTACGCGGATTGGTGGAACCTGCCGGCCAACCACCTCGATAGGTTGCCCGAGCTGGCCCCGGCGGCGGGAACGGCCCGGGTGTCGGTCCAGCAGATGGTGGGCTTCGTCCGGTCCGGCGGCGATCCGAACGCCGTGCGCGACGTGAGCACCCGGCGATTCGGCACCCTGGGGTCGGGGCTGGTGTGCGGCGACGCCGACGAGCTGATCCGGCACTTTACCGGCCTGGCCGCCCAGCGCGTCGAGCGATTCTATGTCTGGTTCGCCGATTTCGCCGTCCCGGATTCCCTGCACGAGTTCGGCGAATCGGTGATCAAGTCTTTCGCCGGCGACGGGCTTCCGTAG
- a CDS encoding cytochrome P450, giving the protein MTTTAHIDLSDFTLWHNGFPDELFAELRRSRPLFRHDLTPGVTKIGIQRDFWITTKHRHTVRLHRDADSFTAVDGPLIQPVGMFSAYPTIINMDPPELNKRRKLIANAFNPRAIAKLEDGIRARAARMIDRLLAEGGGDWITDVADALPMTVIGDIIGIPESDRPRIFDCLDRILKANAVGARPSWQDYTDLYATIFGYAMELTADKRRNPTDDIWSTLATAVITGEDGEQFSLPANELEFFFFVLAFAGSDTTKNALAAGVQAFVRNPEQIERYREREALRPSAIEEMLRWASPVAYWTRTAKVDVEMDGQHIARGERVVSMLRSANRDEEVFDSPFTFDIGRQPNPQVAFGGGGPHHCLGAMLARAELRAVFDELLLRCDDIELGPATVAHPNLLTNMSIYDEMAISLSERQ; this is encoded by the coding sequence ATGACGACGACGGCTCACATCGACCTCTCCGATTTCACGCTGTGGCACAACGGATTTCCGGACGAGCTGTTTGCCGAGCTACGACGCAGCCGGCCGCTTTTCCGGCACGACCTCACCCCCGGTGTCACCAAGATCGGCATCCAGCGCGACTTCTGGATAACCACCAAGCACCGGCACACGGTGCGCCTGCACCGTGACGCGGATTCGTTCACCGCGGTCGACGGTCCCCTCATCCAGCCGGTCGGCATGTTCTCGGCGTATCCGACGATCATCAACATGGATCCGCCGGAGCTGAACAAACGCCGCAAGCTCATCGCCAACGCGTTCAACCCGCGGGCGATCGCCAAACTCGAGGACGGCATCCGGGCGCGCGCAGCGCGGATGATCGACCGTCTGCTCGCCGAGGGCGGCGGCGACTGGATCACCGACGTCGCCGACGCGCTGCCGATGACGGTCATCGGCGACATCATCGGCATCCCGGAATCCGACCGGCCGCGAATCTTCGATTGCCTGGACCGCATCCTGAAGGCCAACGCGGTCGGCGCGCGGCCGAGCTGGCAGGACTACACCGATCTCTACGCCACCATCTTCGGGTACGCGATGGAGCTCACCGCGGACAAGCGGCGCAATCCCACCGACGACATCTGGAGCACGCTGGCGACCGCGGTGATCACCGGCGAAGACGGCGAGCAATTCAGCCTGCCCGCCAACGAACTCGAGTTCTTCTTCTTCGTGCTGGCGTTCGCCGGCAGCGACACCACCAAGAACGCGCTGGCCGCCGGGGTGCAGGCGTTCGTGCGGAACCCGGAGCAGATCGAGCGGTATCGCGAGCGGGAAGCGTTGCGGCCCAGCGCCATTGAGGAGATGTTGCGCTGGGCGTCACCGGTGGCGTACTGGACGCGCACCGCGAAGGTCGACGTCGAGATGGACGGCCAGCACATCGCGCGGGGCGAGCGGGTGGTGTCGATGCTGCGTTCGGCGAACCGCGACGAGGAGGTCTTCGACTCGCCGTTCACCTTCGACATCGGCCGCCAGCCCAACCCGCAGGTGGCGTTCGGCGGTGGCGGACCGCATCACTGCCTGGGCGCCATGCTCGCGCGCGCGGAACTTCGCGCCGTGTTCGACGAACTGCTGCTGCGCTGCGACGACATCGAACTCGGCCCGGCCACGGTGGCCCACCCGAACCTGCTCACCAACATGTCGATCTACGACGAGATGGCGATCTCGCTGTCCGAGCGGCAATAG
- a CDS encoding sulfotransferase family protein, producing MSFSADELEAGARAATGLDDFGSHYYREGLERIVEALNAEAGLSEVGEVIQHATISNALIQRLKIEDAYRRHPEIDDGVVEGPVFIIGLPRTGTTALSQLVGADPQFRSLRMWESQAPTPPPEAATQHDDSRIAQAQAGLDMLNDMFPRMKTLYNSEATAATECQDLMGMSFRTVHFDGVVRVPRYLDWVLACDMRETYTYHRRVLKLLQWRCPPNLWHLKTPVHMFSLDALVAAYPEAKFMWSHRDPANVMGSVCSLIRYVRSWSSDRDDPEELGDEQLRCWAEGVRRAMDFRKRFGDNRFADVSFAELQTDPVNTLQKGYDQLGLSFTDDTHRSVRRWAGRHTPGARGAHEYELLDYGLTPERVREHFADYLATYDATG from the coding sequence GTGAGTTTCTCGGCCGACGAACTCGAGGCGGGCGCGCGCGCGGCCACCGGCCTCGACGACTTCGGCTCGCACTACTACCGCGAGGGCCTCGAACGCATCGTCGAGGCGCTGAACGCCGAGGCCGGCCTGAGCGAGGTCGGGGAGGTGATCCAGCACGCGACCATCAGCAACGCCCTCATCCAACGCCTGAAGATCGAAGACGCCTACCGGCGACACCCGGAGATCGACGACGGGGTGGTTGAGGGACCGGTCTTCATCATCGGTCTACCGCGCACGGGGACAACGGCTCTCAGCCAACTGGTGGGGGCCGATCCCCAGTTCCGCTCGCTGCGGATGTGGGAGTCGCAGGCCCCGACGCCGCCGCCCGAGGCGGCCACTCAACACGACGACTCTCGCATCGCACAGGCCCAGGCGGGTCTGGACATGTTGAACGACATGTTCCCGCGGATGAAAACCCTGTACAACTCCGAAGCCACCGCGGCGACCGAGTGCCAGGACCTCATGGGAATGAGCTTCCGTACGGTGCATTTCGACGGGGTCGTGCGCGTTCCGCGGTACCTGGACTGGGTCCTGGCCTGCGACATGCGTGAGACATACACGTATCACCGGCGAGTGCTCAAGCTCCTCCAATGGCGCTGTCCGCCCAACTTGTGGCACCTCAAGACGCCGGTGCACATGTTCTCGCTCGACGCGCTCGTCGCCGCCTACCCGGAAGCGAAATTCATGTGGAGCCACCGCGATCCGGCGAACGTGATGGGGTCGGTGTGCAGCCTCATCCGGTATGTCCGCAGCTGGAGCAGCGACCGCGACGATCCCGAAGAGCTCGGCGACGAGCAACTTCGGTGCTGGGCGGAAGGCGTTCGCAGGGCGATGGACTTTCGGAAGCGGTTCGGCGACAACCGCTTCGCCGACGTCTCTTTCGCCGAGTTGCAGACCGACCCGGTGAACACGCTGCAGAAGGGTTACGATCAACTCGGCCTGAGCTTCACCGACGACACGCACCGGTCCGTGCGGCGGTGGGCCGGCCGCCACACGCCGGGAGCACGCGGGGCCCACGAGTATGAACTGCTCGACTACGGGCTGACGCCCGAGCGCGTCCGCGAACACTTCGCCGACTACCTTGCGACGTACGATGCCACGGGTTGA
- a CDS encoding acyl-CoA dehydrogenase family protein, with amino-acid sequence MTAVVEEFGAWLTEFLPNDYDERYREYRWDLPLRRDYQRAAFEAGWLQPTWPREHGGRSLGLRDAMEVRLAAAMRSAPKLPNIAGPNVAAPGICQFGTPAQIDRLLVPLLRGDEWWALGMSEPEAGSDFAGLRTRAERDGDVFRVNGHKIWTTQAHESRWCTLYARTDPAAPKHRGISCLILDLHAPGVRVEPIRMASISDETFCEVFLDDVEVPVENLLGPLHGGWNVALSSLHHERQMIWIMNWVEIKRGLAFTRERACLYADAPSGGVQTRTLAPPGGEALGGEDLCTELGSLLADAEALRATGYRALGNELAGRPNPEADILKLLGSVTLQRVWELAAAAEGPVSTSDPDLLFERQDALAATIYGGTSEVQRNIIAERLLGLPKG; translated from the coding sequence ATGACGGCGGTGGTCGAGGAGTTCGGCGCGTGGTTGACCGAGTTCCTGCCGAACGACTACGACGAGAGGTATCGCGAGTACCGCTGGGACCTGCCGCTGCGGCGCGACTACCAGCGGGCCGCCTTCGAGGCCGGCTGGCTGCAGCCGACCTGGCCCCGCGAGCACGGCGGCCGATCGCTCGGCCTGCGCGACGCGATGGAGGTCCGGCTCGCGGCGGCGATGCGGTCCGCGCCCAAGCTGCCCAACATCGCCGGTCCCAACGTCGCCGCGCCCGGCATCTGTCAGTTCGGCACGCCCGCCCAGATCGACCGGCTGCTGGTGCCCCTGCTGCGCGGCGACGAATGGTGGGCGCTGGGCATGTCCGAGCCGGAGGCCGGATCCGACTTCGCCGGCCTGCGCACCCGGGCCGAGCGCGATGGGGACGTGTTCCGGGTCAACGGCCACAAGATCTGGACCACCCAGGCCCACGAGTCGCGGTGGTGCACCCTGTATGCCCGCACCGATCCGGCGGCGCCGAAACACCGCGGCATTTCCTGCCTGATCCTCGACCTGCACGCCCCGGGGGTGAGGGTCGAGCCCATCCGGATGGCCTCGATCTCGGACGAGACGTTCTGCGAGGTCTTCCTCGACGACGTCGAGGTGCCGGTGGAAAACCTGTTGGGGCCGCTGCATGGCGGATGGAACGTCGCGCTGTCGTCGCTGCACCACGAACGCCAGATGATCTGGATCATGAACTGGGTCGAGATCAAGCGCGGCCTCGCCTTTACCCGCGAGCGTGCGTGTTTGTACGCCGACGCGCCGAGCGGTGGCGTACAAACACGCACGCTCGCGCCGCCGGGAGGCGAGGCGCTCGGAGGCGAGGACCTTTGCACCGAGCTGGGGTCGCTGCTGGCCGATGCCGAAGCGCTGCGGGCCACCGGATACCGCGCCCTGGGCAACGAACTGGCCGGACGGCCCAACCCGGAGGCCGACATCCTGAAGCTGCTCGGATCGGTTACTTTGCAACGGGTTTGGGAGCTTGCCGCGGCCGCCGAGGGACCGGTTTCGACGAGCGACCCGGATCTGCTCTTCGAGCGCCAGGACGCGCTTGCCGCGACCATCTACGGCGGGACATCGGAAGTCCAGCGCAACATCATCGCCGAGCGGCTGCTCGGGCTGCCGAAGGGATGA
- a CDS encoding CaiB/BaiF CoA-transferase family protein, producing MSRASESRPTPLHELRVVEISDRIAGGYCGKLLVDAGARVRKIEPPQGDWLRRYSATCSPVADGDASPFFSYLNAGKRSLTCAPDSGRYRAELAAADVVVVTAGRSRAAALGVDPRRLLAESPRAIIVTISDFGWAGPHADRAASEFTLQAWAGSPGFRGDPAGPPISIGGDLGEYMGGVYAAFGALAARRRVERGGPGEHLDLSMLEAMTAMQSSEWLHSQLLRVPPIRRTLEVPSIEPAKDGYVGITMVTGQQWLDFCAMVECPRLEEIEQLRFQIGRWQYRDLIREQIHPWLAERTVDEVVELGQLFRLPIAALGNGSTIRDMEYVRQRGVFVRNPAGFDQPRPPWLMSACAPAQVRDTPAPGEGNDEPPWRRSTSEPDPAPHGLPLAGVRVVDLTAFWAGPAATHLLAAFGADVIKVESIQRPDGIRYSGGMRTDVDDWWEYGWVFHAMNTNKRSVTLDLGSSEGRRLSLKLAAGADVVIENFSPRVMDQFGLTADVLLDVNPRLVVARMPAFGLDGPWRERVGFAPTMEQIAGLAWVTGLPEAPPVTPRGACDPLAGVHAAFAVLAALNFAERTGSGQLVELPMLETVLNATAIQAIESEVFGVTLSRRGNRGHGESIQNIYRCAGSDDDWIAVTVRDDRQWRALVDVMGRPDWCDESLATVAGQRERADDVDRRLRDWFAGQPRESAVERLAGAGIPAAPVVSPSLVTENPQLLDRGFFEALDHPSTGAGLYPCPPFAKLAGQDRWLLRPPPRLGEHNDEVLRERCGLTDEELANLAASGVIGTRPKGV from the coding sequence GTGAGTCGCGCGTCCGAAAGCCGGCCGACACCGCTGCACGAGTTGCGTGTCGTCGAGATCAGTGACCGGATAGCCGGCGGTTACTGCGGGAAGCTGCTGGTCGACGCCGGGGCGCGGGTGCGGAAAATCGAACCGCCGCAAGGGGATTGGTTGCGGCGGTATTCGGCCACCTGTTCGCCGGTCGCCGACGGCGATGCGTCGCCGTTCTTCAGCTACCTCAATGCGGGCAAGCGCAGCCTGACGTGCGCTCCGGATTCCGGGCGCTACCGCGCCGAACTGGCCGCCGCCGACGTCGTGGTCGTCACCGCCGGCCGGTCGCGGGCCGCGGCGCTGGGCGTCGATCCGCGGCGGCTGCTGGCCGAGTCGCCGCGGGCGATCATCGTCACGATCTCCGACTTCGGCTGGGCCGGGCCGCATGCCGACCGCGCCGCCAGCGAGTTCACCTTGCAGGCGTGGGCGGGCTCGCCCGGCTTTCGCGGCGATCCCGCGGGGCCGCCGATCTCGATCGGCGGCGACCTGGGGGAGTACATGGGCGGCGTGTACGCCGCGTTCGGCGCGCTGGCCGCGCGCCGCCGCGTCGAACGCGGCGGCCCCGGCGAGCATCTCGACCTGTCCATGCTCGAGGCGATGACGGCGATGCAGAGCAGCGAATGGCTGCACTCGCAGCTGCTGCGCGTGCCGCCGATCCGCCGCACGCTCGAAGTGCCGTCGATCGAGCCGGCCAAGGACGGCTACGTCGGGATCACCATGGTCACCGGCCAGCAATGGCTCGACTTTTGCGCGATGGTCGAGTGCCCGCGGCTGGAGGAGATCGAACAGCTGCGTTTCCAGATCGGCCGATGGCAATACCGCGACCTGATCCGCGAACAGATCCATCCGTGGCTGGCCGAACGGACCGTCGACGAGGTCGTCGAACTCGGGCAACTGTTCCGGCTCCCGATCGCGGCGCTGGGCAACGGCTCCACGATCCGCGACATGGAGTACGTCCGGCAGCGCGGGGTGTTTGTCCGCAACCCCGCCGGCTTCGACCAGCCCCGCCCGCCGTGGCTGATGTCGGCGTGCGCGCCCGCGCAGGTGCGCGACACCCCCGCTCCCGGCGAGGGCAACGACGAACCACCGTGGCGCAGAAGCACATCCGAGCCTGATCCGGCGCCACACGGATTGCCGCTGGCGGGCGTTCGCGTCGTCGACCTGACCGCGTTCTGGGCCGGGCCCGCCGCGACCCACCTGCTGGCCGCGTTCGGCGCCGACGTCATCAAGGTGGAGTCGATACAGCGGCCCGACGGCATTCGCTACTCGGGCGGGATGCGCACCGACGTCGACGACTGGTGGGAATACGGCTGGGTGTTCCACGCCATGAACACCAACAAGCGTTCGGTCACACTGGATTTGGGCTCTAGTGAAGGACGTAGGCTGTCCCTCAAGCTGGCGGCCGGCGCCGACGTCGTCATCGAGAACTTCTCCCCGCGCGTCATGGACCAGTTCGGGCTCACCGCCGACGTGCTGCTCGACGTCAACCCCAGACTCGTCGTCGCCCGGATGCCCGCGTTCGGGCTGGACGGCCCGTGGCGCGAGCGGGTCGGATTCGCGCCCACCATGGAGCAGATCGCCGGCCTGGCCTGGGTGACCGGGCTGCCGGAGGCCCCGCCGGTGACGCCGCGCGGCGCCTGCGATCCGCTGGCCGGCGTGCACGCCGCGTTCGCCGTGCTGGCGGCGCTGAACTTCGCCGAACGCACCGGATCCGGGCAGCTGGTCGAGCTGCCGATGCTCGAAACCGTGCTCAACGCCACCGCGATACAGGCGATCGAATCCGAGGTCTTCGGGGTGACGCTGAGCCGGCGGGGCAACCGCGGCCACGGCGAGTCGATCCAGAACATCTACCGGTGCGCCGGCTCCGACGACGACTGGATCGCGGTCACCGTGCGCGACGACCGGCAATGGCGCGCGCTGGTCGACGTGATGGGTCGACCCGACTGGTGCGACGAGAGCCTGGCCACCGTCGCCGGCCAGCGGGAGCGAGCCGACGACGTCGATCGCCGGCTGCGGGATTGGTTCGCCGGGCAACCGCGGGAATCGGCGGTGGAGCGCTTGGCCGGCGCCGGTATTCCCGCCGCGCCCGTGGTGTCGCCGTCGTTGGTGACCGAGAATCCCCAGCTGCTCGACCGGGGCTTCTTCGAGGCCCTGGACCACCCGAGCACCGGCGCGGGCCTTTATCCGTGCCCGCCGTTCGCCAAGCTGGCCGGCCAGGACAGGTGGCTGCTGCGTCCGCCGCCGAGGCTGGGCGAGCACAATGACGAGGTGCTGCGCGAGCGGTGCGGGCTGACCGACGAAGAGTTGGCGAACCTGGCGGCCAGCGGGGTGATCGGGACCCGTCCGAAGGGCGTCTAG
- a CDS encoding acyl-CoA dehydrogenase family protein → MDVGLSSEQLSLRDAVRDILRAECPPDAARQALTDPERWRAPWKTIVDLGWTELAAPAGDYGPVELAVVLEECGAALAPIPLLSSVGLAAGALRGSGLDAVLADIAGGVVATLAVHSPGSRLPGAPATLRDGRLRGRAVAVPNASRAELIVTLATAGDGVVVAVARCGDGVTVTAGESTDPAQPVADVEIDAEPLATAPVDLESALTAPLVAAAADLVGVASAALHRSVEHAKARRQFGTPIGAFQGIKHALADNYVGVERARSLTYAAAARLGDPGAAPADAWTAAALAKAAAGDAAANCARTAVQVHGALAQTWEHDIHLYVRRAWQGAAMLGDSRALYHEVGRHFAGGAR, encoded by the coding sequence ATGGATGTCGGTCTGAGCTCGGAGCAACTGTCGCTGCGCGACGCCGTGCGCGACATCCTGCGCGCCGAATGTCCGCCCGACGCCGCTCGCCAGGCCCTGACGGACCCGGAGCGCTGGCGCGCACCGTGGAAGACGATCGTCGATCTCGGCTGGACGGAACTCGCGGCACCCGCCGGCGACTACGGACCCGTCGAGCTGGCGGTGGTTCTCGAGGAGTGCGGCGCCGCCCTGGCGCCAATCCCGTTGCTCAGCAGCGTCGGTCTGGCCGCCGGCGCGTTGCGCGGTAGCGGCCTCGACGCGGTGCTCGCCGACATCGCCGGCGGCGTCGTCGCCACCCTGGCGGTCCACTCCCCCGGGTCTCGGCTCCCCGGCGCGCCGGCGACGCTGCGCGACGGGCGCCTGCGCGGGCGGGCCGTCGCGGTCCCCAACGCGTCTCGCGCCGAACTGATCGTCACGCTGGCCACGGCTGGTGACGGCGTCGTGGTCGCGGTCGCGCGCTGTGGTGACGGGGTGACCGTGACGGCGGGCGAGTCGACCGACCCCGCCCAACCGGTGGCCGACGTCGAGATCGACGCCGAGCCGCTGGCCACCGCGCCCGTGGACCTCGAATCCGCGCTGACGGCGCCGCTGGTGGCCGCCGCCGCGGACCTGGTCGGCGTGGCGAGCGCCGCCCTGCACCGCTCCGTCGAGCACGCGAAGGCACGTCGCCAGTTCGGCACGCCGATCGGCGCCTTCCAGGGGATCAAGCACGCGCTGGCCGACAACTACGTCGGCGTGGAACGCGCCCGCAGCCTCACCTACGCGGCGGCGGCCCGCCTCGGCGATCCCGGGGCCGCGCCCGCGGATGCCTGGACCGCGGCCGCGCTGGCCAAGGCGGCGGCCGGCGACGCGGCGGCCAATTGCGCGCGCACCGCGGTCCAGGTGCACGGCGCGCTGGCGCAGACCTGGGAGCACGACATCCACCTCTACGTCCGGCGCGCCTGGCAGGGTGCGGCGATGCTGGGCGACAGCCGCGCGCTCTACCACGAGGTGGGCCGCCATTTCGCGGGGGGCGCGCGATGA
- a CDS encoding FadR/GntR family transcriptional regulator, with product MTALGIGPDARRRLSAPRIAEIVADELRRQIIDGELADGDLLPRQEVLVEQFNVSLVSLREALRILETEGLVSVRRGNRGGAVVHAPAKTSAAYMLGLLLQSESVEVADLGMALQELEPACAALAAQRPDRADTLVPELKRVNDSMAEHLDDGRLFTEIGRQFHDLIVRGCGNHTIIAVVGSLETLWTSHEQQWADESAARGTYPSLAKRRAVLSTHVKLAETIAEGDVDRARRIAGRHLADTQTYVLSGRPDQRIYALSPQALSRSGSRPRDMRRP from the coding sequence ATGACCGCCCTGGGAATTGGCCCCGATGCCCGTCGCCGATTGTCGGCGCCGCGGATCGCCGAAATTGTAGCCGACGAGTTGCGCCGCCAGATCATCGACGGCGAACTCGCCGACGGCGACCTCCTGCCCCGCCAGGAGGTGCTCGTCGAACAGTTCAACGTCAGCCTTGTCTCCCTGCGGGAGGCGCTGCGAATCCTGGAAACCGAGGGGCTGGTCTCGGTCCGGCGGGGCAACCGCGGCGGCGCCGTCGTGCACGCGCCGGCGAAGACCAGCGCCGCCTACATGCTCGGCCTGCTGTTGCAGAGCGAGTCCGTGGAGGTCGCCGACCTGGGCATGGCGTTGCAGGAACTCGAGCCCGCCTGCGCCGCGCTGGCGGCCCAGCGCCCCGACCGCGCGGACACGTTGGTGCCCGAACTCAAGCGGGTCAACGATTCGATGGCCGAACACCTCGACGACGGTCGGCTGTTCACCGAAATAGGCCGCCAATTCCACGATCTCATCGTCCGGGGCTGCGGAAATCACACGATCATCGCGGTGGTCGGCAGCCTGGAGACGCTGTGGACCAGTCACGAACAGCAGTGGGCGGACGAGAGCGCGGCGCGCGGCACCTACCCATCGTTGGCGAAGCGCCGCGCGGTGCTCAGCACGCATGTCAAGCTCGCCGAGACCATCGCGGAGGGTGACGTCGACCGGGCTCGCCGGATCGCGGGTCGCCATCTCGCCGACACGCAGACCTATGTGCTGTCGGGCCGGCCCGATCAACGCATCTATGCCCTTTCGCCGCAGGCCCTTTCACGTTCGGGGTCCCGCCCGCGCGACATGCGGCGCCCTTGA
- a CDS encoding acyl-CoA dehydrogenase family protein, with translation MTTMDYDLGEDAGRLRNHLREMISHHIPADFLGACTEDPQDLATTETFCKLLASEGLLALAWPKEHGGGGGSIWQQTVLREEMWAQHEPRGPQYMGINWVGPALMRYGTAEQKAKHLSAIASGDVIWCQGFSEPEAGTDLVSLRTRAMPGGDGWRITGQKVWTSYAQMASWCVLAACTDPDAPKAKRLTLFLLPMDRPGLTVRPIPSMLGPHHLNEMFLDDVPAYPGDVLGEPGDGWRVMREALAFERVGIARYARCESLLDRVRAGLGDDWDLLPESIRARWVRALVDLRVARLLAYRAISLQDDPSAGAAASAARIATTTCDQQVAELLFDVLGPAALDSGASAPLHGAIEDHWRYAQAATVASGTIEVQRMLVARDVLGEHR, from the coding sequence ATGACGACGATGGATTACGACCTCGGCGAGGACGCCGGACGACTGCGAAATCACCTGCGGGAGATGATATCCCATCACATCCCCGCCGACTTCCTCGGCGCCTGCACGGAGGATCCGCAAGACCTGGCCACCACCGAGACGTTCTGCAAGCTGCTGGCATCCGAGGGCCTGCTGGCGCTGGCCTGGCCGAAAGAACATGGCGGCGGAGGCGGTTCGATCTGGCAGCAGACGGTGCTGCGCGAGGAAATGTGGGCCCAGCACGAGCCGCGCGGTCCGCAGTACATGGGAATCAACTGGGTCGGCCCGGCGCTGATGCGTTACGGCACGGCCGAACAGAAGGCCAAGCACCTGTCGGCCATCGCGTCCGGGGACGTGATCTGGTGCCAGGGGTTTTCCGAGCCGGAGGCCGGAACCGACCTCGTCTCGTTGCGCACCCGCGCGATGCCCGGCGGGGACGGGTGGCGCATCACCGGACAGAAGGTGTGGACGTCGTATGCTCAGATGGCGTCCTGGTGCGTGCTGGCGGCCTGCACCGATCCCGACGCGCCAAAGGCCAAGCGGCTCACGCTCTTTCTGCTGCCGATGGACCGACCCGGTCTCACCGTCCGGCCGATCCCGTCGATGCTCGGACCGCATCACCTCAACGAGATGTTCCTGGACGACGTGCCGGCCTACCCCGGCGACGTCCTCGGCGAGCCCGGCGACGGCTGGCGGGTGATGCGGGAAGCGCTGGCCTTCGAGCGGGTCGGCATCGCGCGCTACGCGCGCTGTGAATCGCTGCTGGACCGGGTGCGCGCCGGGCTGGGCGACGACTGGGACCTGCTTCCCGAGAGCATTCGGGCCCGTTGGGTGCGGGCTCTCGTCGACCTGCGGGTGGCCAGGCTGCTGGCCTATCGGGCCATCTCGCTGCAGGACGACCCGTCGGCGGGCGCGGCCGCCAGCGCCGCCCGCATCGCCACCACCACCTGCGATCAGCAGGTCGCCGAGCTGCTTTTCGACGTGCTGGGCCCGGCCGCGCTCGACAGCGGCGCGTCGGCGCCCCTGCACGGCGCGATCGAGGACCATTGGCGCTACGCACAGGCGGCCACCGTGGCGTCGGGCACCATCGAGGTGCAGCGAATGCTGGTGGCGAGGGACGTCCTGGGGGAGCACCGGTGA